In Dyadobacter sp. NIV53, a single window of DNA contains:
- a CDS encoding IS3 family transposase (programmed frameshift): MSGERRVFDKEFKLMSVELSNSRTDLAALAKELDVPPAMLYRWRREFSAKQNGSFPGNGKVILSETEQELARLRKELRDTQLERDILKKAGRHFLQERWQIFGFIKDHRKIFPIEKMCMVFKVSRSRFYTWLSNKLSDTAIENQTLIDKIIVIHGDSKQTYGSPRVTQELYKLGVKVSRPRVARLMKKAKIRSIVKRKFRVTTDSEHTYPVVANKLNRQFKVEKIATAWVSDITYIKTTQGWLYLTIVLDLADRRVIGWALSSTMKAIDTVIPAWKMALKNRSVTCELIFHSDRGIQYACNEFKSLLDKSPLVIRSMSRKGNCWDNAVAESFFKTLKAECVYQNTFINKHQAAIIVFEYIETWYNRKRLHSALGYMSPKEFEELLNMQKIAA; this comes from the exons ATGTCTGGAGAAAGAAGAGTATTTGACAAGGAGTTCAAACTGATGAGCGTTGAACTAAGCAATAGCCGCACAGACCTTGCTGCACTGGCAAAAGAATTGGATGTTCCACCTGCTATGCTATACCGCTGGCGTAGAGAGTTTTCTGCGAAACAAAACGGTAGTTTTCCTGGCAACGGAAAGGTGATTTTAAGTGAAACGGAACAGGAATTGGCCCGGCTAAGGAAAGAACTCCGCGACACACAACTTGAACGAGATATCTTAAAAAAGGCTG GTAGGCATTTTCTCCAGGAGCGATGGCAAATATTCGGGTTCATAAAGGATCACCGGAAAATATTTCCCATTGAGAAAATGTGCATGGTTTTTAAGGTAAGCAGAAGCAGGTTTTATACTTGGCTGAGCAATAAACTATCGGATACAGCTATTGAAAATCAGACCCTTATCGATAAAATAATTGTTATTCATGGGGATAGTAAACAAACGTACGGAAGCCCCAGGGTCACTCAGGAATTGTACAAACTGGGGGTGAAAGTGTCCCGTCCAAGGGTCGCCAGACTGATGAAGAAAGCAAAAATAAGAAGTATTGTCAAGAGAAAATTCCGTGTCACAACAGATTCTGAACATACATATCCGGTTGTAGCAAATAAGCTTAACAGGCAATTTAAAGTAGAAAAAATAGCTACTGCGTGGGTGTCTGACATCACATACATTAAAACGACGCAAGGTTGGCTATATCTCACCATAGTACTGGATTTAGCTGACAGGAGAGTAATTGGATGGGCGCTTAGTTCAACAATGAAAGCTATTGATACTGTGATACCTGCGTGGAAAATGGCTCTGAAAAATAGAAGCGTAACCTGTGAATTAATTTTCCATTCGGATAGGGGAATTCAATACGCCTGCAACGAATTTAAAAGTTTGCTGGACAAAAGCCCACTGGTAATAAGAAGCATGAGCAGAAAAGGAAATTGTTGGGATAATGCGGTTGCTGAAAGTTTTTTTAAGACCTTAAAAGCAGAATGTGTTTACCAAAATACTTTTATTAATAAACACCAGGCAGCAATAATTGTATTTGAATATATTGAAACCTGGTATAATAGAAAGAGGCTTCATTCTGCCCTCGGGTACATGTCACCAAAAGAATTTGAAGAACTTTTAAATATGCAGAAAATTGCGGCTTAA
- a CDS encoding Crp/Fnr family transcriptional regulator produces the protein MQDLLFDFISKYVSLTEDEKNIIISLNTFRTIKKGTILLREGQNSNESYFVMKGGIRTYYMIDGEEKTTAFYTEMEALTPHCVVNKAPSEYYISCIEDSIITVSTPEMEVEVFNKFPKFESMCRVLSEEILVKQQINFDEFKTSSPEQRYLNLLQSRPDLIQRVPQHQLASYLGIKPESLSRLRARIIEKNKG, from the coding sequence ATGCAGGACTTACTATTTGACTTTATATCAAAATATGTTTCTTTGACAGAAGATGAAAAGAATATCATCATCTCTTTGAACACTTTTCGGACTATCAAAAAAGGTACGATTCTTTTAAGAGAAGGACAAAATTCTAATGAATCATATTTTGTAATGAAAGGTGGTATCCGGACTTATTACATGATTGACGGAGAAGAAAAAACAACCGCGTTCTATACAGAAATGGAAGCTTTGACACCGCATTGTGTTGTCAATAAAGCACCTTCCGAATATTACATTTCTTGTATTGAAGACTCAATCATTACCGTTTCGACTCCTGAAATGGAAGTGGAGGTTTTTAATAAATTCCCAAAATTCGAATCCATGTGCAGGGTTTTATCGGAAGAGATTTTAGTTAAACAGCAAATCAATTTTGACGAGTTTAAGACGTCTTCGCCTGAACAACGATACCTGAATTTATTGCAATCACGACCAGACCTTATTCAGCGTGTGCCACAGCATCAGTTAGCGAGCTATTTAGGTATCAAACCCGAATCTTTAAGCAGGTTAAGAGCAAGGATCATAGAGAAAAATAAAGGGTAA
- a CDS encoding trans-aconitate 2-methyltransferase, translated as MVNEGLTVYGIDASPSMIQGFRQNFPNIPVACEAAEDSSFFNRQFDAIIAWGLLFLLPVETQEIVLQKMANALYAGGKLLFTAPARKMKWEDAITEIESISLGAERYKDLLVASGLSLIEEFEDEGENHYYHAVKVGRPLI; from the coding sequence TTGGTAAATGAAGGTTTGACGGTTTATGGGATTGATGCGTCGCCTTCGATGATTCAAGGTTTCAGGCAGAACTTTCCAAATATTCCCGTCGCCTGTGAAGCCGCAGAAGATTCCTCATTTTTTAATCGGCAGTTCGATGCCATCATTGCCTGGGGGTTACTGTTCCTTTTGCCCGTAGAAACTCAGGAAATTGTGCTCCAAAAAATGGCAAATGCGCTGTACGCCGGCGGAAAGCTGTTATTTACGGCTCCTGCTCGAAAAATGAAATGGGAAGATGCCATTACGGAAATTGAATCGATTTCGCTTGGCGCGGAGAGGTACAAAGATTTACTGGTTGCATCGGGACTCTCGCTCATTGAGGAGTTTGAGGATGAGGGGGAGAATCATTACTATCATGCGGTCAAGGTAGGGCGCCCGTTAATCTAG
- a CDS encoding ATP-binding protein translates to MEEIIGRAREKILLQKIEKSSDAELVAVYGRRRVGKTFLIRNGFSKALSFEFSGIHNASLSQQLENFSIALTHSSKGLPVAKPESWLRAFEMLKQLLDPLLIRDRTIVFFDEFPWIDTPRSGFLPAFENFWNSWASQQKNLVTIICGSAASWMIKKVINNRGGLHNRVTRRIRLLPFTVGETSAYLRQRNVKLDKYQLLQLYMAMGGIPQYLKEVELGDSAAQTIDRLCFTKDGFLVDEFKNLYHSLFDSAQNHIDIVRALAKKGKGMTRNEIIDVCKLTSGGYSTQLLNELIESGFISSYIPFGKASKDALYKLTDEYSLFYLKFIEGSKAMGSGTWLRLASGSSWKSWSGNAFESIYMKHISQIKRAIGIHDVYTEVSVWRYQPRDRTGKGAQIDLLIDRNDSCINVCEMKFSASAFEITKAYATELASKLEVFRDHTKTRKTLFLTMLTTYGVKNNNTYPGLVQKELTMDALFD, encoded by the coding sequence ATGGAGGAAATTATTGGAAGAGCCCGGGAAAAAATCTTATTGCAAAAGATTGAAAAATCTTCTGATGCCGAGTTGGTCGCAGTATATGGACGACGAAGAGTAGGTAAAACTTTCTTAATAAGAAATGGCTTTAGCAAAGCATTGTCTTTCGAATTTTCAGGCATCCACAATGCTAGCCTGAGCCAGCAACTTGAAAATTTCAGCATCGCACTCACTCATTCTTCCAAAGGACTACCAGTAGCCAAACCGGAAAGCTGGTTAAGGGCTTTTGAAATGCTTAAACAACTTCTTGATCCATTATTGATCAGGGACAGAACTATAGTATTCTTCGATGAATTCCCATGGATTGATACGCCCCGCTCAGGTTTTTTGCCTGCATTCGAAAATTTTTGGAACAGCTGGGCCTCTCAGCAGAAAAACCTGGTCACAATCATCTGTGGTTCCGCAGCTTCCTGGATGATAAAAAAAGTCATCAACAACCGTGGAGGATTACACAATCGGGTAACCAGGCGCATAAGACTTCTTCCCTTTACTGTCGGGGAAACATCCGCATATCTAAGACAACGGAATGTAAAACTTGATAAATACCAGCTATTGCAGCTCTACATGGCAATGGGAGGTATACCACAGTATCTCAAGGAGGTTGAATTAGGCGACAGTGCTGCCCAGACCATAGACAGGTTATGTTTTACGAAGGACGGATTCTTGGTCGATGAGTTTAAAAATCTATATCATTCTCTATTCGATAGCGCTCAGAATCACATTGATATCGTACGCGCCCTGGCTAAAAAGGGGAAAGGAATGACACGAAATGAAATAATTGACGTATGTAAGCTTACCTCTGGCGGCTATTCCACCCAGTTGCTCAATGAACTGATTGAATCAGGTTTTATAAGCTCATATATTCCTTTTGGAAAAGCCAGCAAGGATGCTTTATATAAGCTTACAGATGAATATTCATTATTTTACCTGAAATTCATAGAAGGGAGCAAAGCCATGGGTAGTGGTACCTGGCTCAGGTTAGCTAGTGGCAGTTCCTGGAAAAGTTGGAGCGGAAATGCATTTGAGAGTATTTATATGAAGCATATTTCTCAAATCAAGAGAGCGATTGGTATCCATGATGTTTACACAGAAGTTTCCGTATGGCGCTATCAACCAAGAGACAGAACAGGAAAAGGTGCTCAAATCGATTTACTGATCGATAGAAATGATTCTTGTATAAACGTCTGTGAGATGAAGTTCTCAGCATCCGCGTTCGAAATTACGAAAGCATATGCGACAGAGCTGGCAAGTAAACTCGAGGTTTTCCGAGATCACACAAAGACAAGGAAGACACTTTTTCTTACAATGCTAACTACCTACGGCGTAAAAAATAACAACACCTATCCCGGCCTGGTACAAAAAGAGTTGACTATGGATGCTCTGTTTGACTAG
- a CDS encoding nucleotidyl transferase AbiEii/AbiGii toxin family protein, whose amino-acid sequence MILVIAYFAILFRKWKDNVKGRDWYDIEWYIRKGVTINLKHFALRAKDSGDWDQENISEVEFRELLNVKIEAVNFQWIKDNIRRFIPDASVLDIWSPQYFRDLTAKLKVGH is encoded by the coding sequence GTGATCCTGGTAATTGCTTATTTTGCCATCCTTTTCAGAAAATGGAAAGATAATGTAAAGGGCCGTGACTGGTATGATATAGAATGGTATATCAGAAAAGGCGTTACAATAAACCTCAAACACTTCGCGCTACGTGCAAAAGATAGCGGCGATTGGGACCAGGAGAATATTAGCGAAGTTGAGTTCCGGGAACTACTGAATGTGAAAATTGAAGCAGTTAATTTCCAGTGGATCAAAGATAACATCCGGCGATTTATACCGGATGCCAGCGTTTTGGATATTTGGAGTCCGCAGTATTTTCGGGATTTGACTGCGAAACTGAAAGTCGGCCATTGA
- a CDS encoding DUF3253 domain-containing protein yields the protein MQHYEKIAATILSIAIHRGAEKSTCPSEIARQLFPDGWRKHMKDVLEVAIDLHNEGSVVITQKGIPVDVENIKGPVRIRMIPQ from the coding sequence ATGCAGCATTACGAGAAAATAGCAGCAACAATCCTATCTATTGCCATTCATCGTGGCGCAGAGAAGAGTACGTGTCCTTCTGAAATTGCACGCCAGCTATTTCCTGACGGCTGGCGTAAGCATATGAAAGATGTACTCGAAGTAGCTATTGATTTGCATAATGAGGGCAGTGTAGTAATAACTCAAAAAGGAATACCTGTCGATGTTGAGAATATCAAGGGACCGGTCCGCATTAGGATGATCCCGCAATAA